In Priestia megaterium NBRC 15308 = ATCC 14581, the following proteins share a genomic window:
- a CDS encoding 2-keto-4-pentenoate hydratase, giving the protein MRTLISELAEELLEAEKTNQPISPITERHAALSVADSYHIQLEIVKRKLEEGKKIIGKKVGLTSKAMQDMLGVSEPDYGHLFDDMKVTDNEIINIHSMVAPKIEAEIGFILEEDLKGPNITYLDVLMATKYVVPTIEVIDSRIADWKIKLVDTVADNGSSAKVVVGNKYSTIEQADLRTTSMILYKNKELVATGAGAAALGHPAHAVAWLANKLSDFDICLKAGELILPGALSAAVPVASGDVVKAEFGSLGSVSVRFE; this is encoded by the coding sequence ATGCGTACACTTATTAGTGAGCTTGCAGAAGAACTTTTAGAAGCAGAAAAGACGAATCAGCCAATTTCTCCTATTACAGAACGACATGCTGCTTTATCAGTAGCTGATTCTTACCATATTCAATTAGAGATTGTAAAAAGAAAGCTGGAAGAAGGAAAAAAGATTATTGGTAAAAAAGTTGGTCTAACCAGTAAAGCCATGCAAGATATGTTAGGAGTTAGTGAGCCTGATTATGGACACTTATTTGATGATATGAAAGTAACGGATAATGAAATAATCAACATTCATTCAATGGTGGCTCCAAAAATTGAAGCGGAAATCGGATTTATTCTAGAAGAAGATTTAAAAGGGCCCAACATTACCTATTTAGATGTCTTAATGGCAACGAAATACGTGGTGCCGACCATCGAAGTCATTGATAGTCGCATTGCCGATTGGAAAATCAAATTAGTCGATACGGTTGCAGACAATGGCTCTTCTGCCAAAGTAGTGGTAGGGAATAAATATTCCACAATTGAGCAAGCCGATTTACGTACGACTAGTATGATTCTCTATAAAAATAAAGAGCTTGTCGCAACAGGAGCTGGGGCAGCTGCCCTTGGACATCCGGCACATGCGGTTGCATGGCTGGCAAATAAGCTATCCGATTTCGATATTTGTCTAAAAGCCGGCGAATTAATCTTACCAGGGGCTCTATCTGCAGCCGTACCAGTTGCGAGCGGGGATGTAGTAAAAGCAGAATTCGGCTCTCTTGGTTCAGTATCCGTACGTTTTGAATAA
- a CDS encoding RidA family protein, which yields MPTVQTLENRLQELGLTLSKVRPSVGNYVSCVRTGNLLFTAGQGVDQYHGKLGKDLTIEEGYKAAQQSMLNLLSAVSYELEGLSKVKRVVKILGFVNSTEDFTDQPKVMDGASDLLVKVFGDKGKHARSAVGMAQLPNNTAVEIEMVLEIEDEEDIR from the coding sequence ATGCCAACAGTACAAACACTAGAGAATAGATTACAAGAACTTGGCTTAACGCTGTCAAAGGTTCGTCCTTCAGTAGGAAACTACGTCAGCTGTGTACGAACAGGTAATTTATTGTTTACTGCTGGCCAAGGTGTAGATCAATATCACGGCAAGTTAGGCAAGGATTTAACAATTGAAGAGGGATATAAGGCTGCTCAGCAATCCATGCTGAATTTATTGAGTGCGGTAAGTTACGAGTTAGAAGGGTTAAGCAAAGTGAAGCGTGTCGTTAAAATTCTTGGTTTTGTAAATAGTACAGAGGACTTTACGGACCAGCCTAAAGTAATGGATGGCGCTTCAGACTTGCTCGTAAAAGTATTTGGGGATAAAGGGAAACACGCCCGTTCAGCTGTAGGAATGGCTCAGCTCCCCAATAACACAGCTGTAGAAATTGAAATGGTTTTAGAGATTGAGGATGAGGAGGATATCCGATGA
- a CDS encoding acetaldehyde dehydrogenase (acetylating) yields the protein MEKVKAAIIGSGNIGTDLMYKLQRSEFIELTAVLGIDPDSDGLKRAREAGYQTYSNGIKALAENPDLAEIIFDATSAKAHVRHAKILKDLGKMVVDLTPAAKGPFVCPPVNLGENLESENVNMITCGGQATIPIIYAINQVADVTYGEIVATISSLSAGPGTRANIDEFTVTTRKAIEKVGGADCGKAIILLNPADPPILMRDTIYCKVKNMNKEAIQKAIKDMVKKVQEYVPGYNLKQEPLFDSDQVTVFLEVTGAGDYFPSYAGNLDIMTAAAAKVAEDYARYKLEESLYRGIKKERAMTNET from the coding sequence GTGGAAAAAGTGAAAGCCGCAATTATTGGCTCAGGAAATATTGGGACCGATTTGATGTATAAGCTTCAGCGCAGCGAATTTATCGAGTTAACAGCTGTTCTTGGAATTGATCCGGATTCAGATGGTCTAAAAAGAGCGAGAGAAGCAGGATATCAAACATACAGTAATGGTATAAAAGCCCTTGCTGAAAATCCAGATCTGGCGGAAATTATTTTTGATGCTACATCGGCTAAGGCTCACGTTAGACATGCAAAGATTTTAAAAGACTTAGGAAAAATGGTTGTTGACTTAACTCCTGCTGCCAAAGGACCTTTCGTGTGTCCTCCCGTTAATCTTGGAGAAAATCTTGAATCAGAAAATGTAAACATGATTACATGCGGCGGACAAGCGACGATTCCTATCATCTATGCCATCAACCAAGTTGCAGATGTAACATATGGAGAAATTGTAGCTACTATTTCTAGCCTAAGCGCTGGACCAGGAACACGAGCAAATATTGATGAGTTTACTGTTACCACAAGGAAAGCTATTGAAAAAGTAGGCGGTGCAGACTGCGGAAAAGCTATTATTCTCTTAAATCCGGCTGATCCACCTATCTTAATGCGCGATACAATTTATTGTAAAGTGAAAAATATGAATAAGGAAGCTATCCAAAAGGCTATCAAAGATATGGTCAAAAAAGTACAAGAATATGTACCGGGCTATAATTTAAAGCAAGAACCATTATTTGATAGTGATCAAGTAACAGTCTTTTTAGAGGTAACTGGAGCCGGAGATTATTTTCCTTCTTATGCCGGTAACTTAGATATTATGACGGCTGCTGCAGCGAAGGTTGCGGAAGATTATGCCCGCTACAAACTCGAAGAGAGCTTATATAGAGGAATAAAGAAAGAGAGGGCTATGACGAATGAAACGTAA
- a CDS encoding 4-oxalocrotonate tautomerase produces MPIVQVHLLEGREEKDIKNMLVEVTEAISNSFDIEKERVRIIVNEVPSSHWGIAGVSRKEIDMNKK; encoded by the coding sequence ATGCCGATTGTACAAGTTCACCTTTTGGAAGGAAGAGAAGAAAAAGACATTAAAAACATGTTAGTAGAAGTAACCGAAGCAATTTCTAACAGCTTTGACATTGAAAAGGAGAGAGTAAGGATCATTGTCAACGAGGTTCCATCTTCGCACTGGGGAATTGCAGGAGTATCAAGGAAAGAAATAGATATGAATAAGAAATAA
- the dmpG gene encoding 4-hydroxy-2-oxovalerate aldolase — translation MKRNSDKPIKITEVSLRDGSHVVKHQFTEAQVKSVAKTLDDAGMHYIEVSHGDGLGGSTLQYGKSLVDEMKLIEAAVEEAKQATIAVLLIPGIGTVHELKQANSLGAGLVRVATHVTEADVSAQHIEYARKLGMETFGFLMMAHSAPVEKLVEQAKQMESYGAQGVYITDSAGALLPHEVRERVRALRQSLQVEVGFHAHNNLSLAVANTLAAIEEGATRIDGSVRCLGAGAGNTQTEALIAVLNRLGIDIGIDLYKIMDLAEEVVGPILPGSQEIRKGSLAMGYAGVYSSFLLHAERAAKRFNLDSRDILLELGKRKAVGGQEDMILDVAAELAQRKVEM, via the coding sequence ATGAAACGTAACAGTGATAAGCCTATTAAGATTACAGAGGTCAGCCTCAGAGATGGAAGTCACGTAGTCAAACATCAATTCACAGAAGCACAAGTAAAAAGTGTAGCGAAGACGCTGGACGATGCAGGGATGCACTATATCGAGGTTAGTCACGGAGACGGGTTAGGAGGCTCGACGCTGCAATACGGAAAGTCTCTCGTTGACGAAATGAAATTAATTGAGGCTGCGGTAGAAGAAGCGAAACAAGCCACCATTGCTGTTCTTTTAATTCCGGGAATTGGAACGGTACATGAGCTGAAGCAAGCAAATAGCCTTGGGGCAGGCTTAGTCCGAGTAGCTACCCATGTGACGGAAGCAGATGTTTCTGCTCAGCACATTGAATATGCTCGGAAACTAGGGATGGAAACTTTCGGTTTTCTAATGATGGCCCATTCAGCACCCGTAGAAAAGCTTGTGGAGCAAGCAAAGCAAATGGAAAGCTATGGAGCACAAGGAGTTTACATAACTGATTCAGCAGGAGCTCTTTTGCCTCATGAAGTTCGTGAACGTGTTAGAGCACTTCGTCAATCTCTTCAAGTTGAAGTAGGTTTTCACGCTCATAATAATCTTTCGTTAGCTGTTGCAAATACGCTTGCTGCTATTGAAGAAGGCGCCACTAGAATAGACGGAAGCGTTCGCTGTTTAGGAGCCGGAGCAGGTAACACTCAAACTGAAGCATTGATAGCCGTGTTAAACCGTTTAGGAATAGATATAGGTATTGATTTGTATAAAATAATGGATCTAGCTGAAGAAGTAGTAGGACCTATCCTGCCAGGATCTCAAGAGATTCGAAAAGGCAGCCTCGCAATGGGTTATGCAGGCGTGTATTCCAGTTTCTTACTTCATGCAGAGCGTGCTGCAAAGCGTTTTAATTTGGATTCACGTGATATTTTACTTGAACTTGGTAAAAGAAAAGCAGTCGGCGGTCAAGAAGATATGATTCTAGACGTGGCTGCTGAGTTAGCTCAAAGAAAGGTGGAAATGTGA
- a CDS encoding aldehyde dehydrogenase, producing MSKEAVIEKMTVKDAKLFINGEYVDALSGQTFDTFNPATNEKLASVANGGTEDAKRAIDAAQRAFESGIWSKMPVEERSAILCKMADLIMEKVDELAYLETLDVGKPIKESREFDIPRAAQNFRFFAEMAKYMVHEHYEKHNVMSYAKYSPAGVTSLIIPWNLPFMQMTWKASAALASGNTVVIKPASYTPLSAVMLGEIANEAGLPPGVLNIITGPGNTVGTIMSTHPSVRRISFVGESNTGKTVMRNAAENLIPVSLELGGKSANIVFEDADLDEAVKGSIEAIYRNQGEICLAGSRLLVQESIYKQFLEKFTAAVRNIKVGDPLSEETNMGALVSQSHLETVDEYVRIGLAEGAKLACGGKRAEGLETGNFYEPTVLYDVDNKMRVAQEEIFGPVLVVIPFKTEEEAIQIANDSIYGLAGVVWTNDLRRAQRVASGVTAGLLWINCWYIRDLRTPFGGAKASGIGREGGRHSFEFYTEAKTITMKL from the coding sequence ATGAGTAAAGAGGCAGTTATTGAAAAAATGACGGTAAAAGATGCAAAGCTTTTTATTAATGGAGAATACGTAGACGCTCTATCCGGTCAAACCTTTGATACCTTTAATCCAGCAACGAATGAGAAATTAGCTTCTGTAGCTAATGGTGGCACAGAAGATGCAAAGCGCGCTATCGACGCAGCTCAGCGTGCATTTGAAAGCGGTATTTGGAGCAAGATGCCTGTTGAAGAGCGCTCTGCCATCCTTTGTAAAATGGCTGACTTAATTATGGAAAAAGTAGATGAACTAGCTTATTTAGAAACGCTAGATGTAGGAAAACCTATTAAAGAAAGTCGAGAGTTTGATATTCCACGAGCAGCTCAAAACTTTCGTTTCTTTGCCGAGATGGCTAAATATATGGTACATGAGCATTACGAAAAGCATAATGTCATGTCCTATGCCAAGTATTCACCAGCGGGAGTTACAAGCCTCATTATCCCTTGGAATCTACCCTTTATGCAGATGACATGGAAAGCTTCAGCTGCTTTGGCATCTGGCAATACAGTGGTTATTAAGCCCGCTTCTTATACACCGTTAAGTGCAGTGATGCTTGGAGAAATTGCTAATGAGGCTGGATTGCCTCCTGGTGTATTGAATATTATTACAGGTCCAGGTAATACGGTAGGGACTATTATGTCTACTCATCCGTCCGTTCGCCGTATTTCATTTGTAGGGGAAAGTAATACAGGAAAAACGGTCATGCGAAATGCAGCAGAAAACCTAATTCCTGTTTCGTTAGAGCTTGGAGGAAAATCGGCCAATATTGTATTTGAAGATGCGGATTTGGATGAAGCAGTAAAAGGATCTATCGAAGCAATCTATCGAAATCAAGGAGAGATATGCTTAGCAGGTTCTCGTTTACTTGTACAAGAAAGCATTTATAAGCAGTTTCTTGAAAAGTTCACAGCAGCGGTAAGAAATATTAAAGTAGGCGATCCTCTGAGTGAAGAGACAAACATGGGAGCACTTGTATCACAAAGTCACTTAGAAACGGTCGATGAATATGTCCGAATTGGTTTGGCGGAAGGAGCTAAGCTGGCATGCGGAGGAAAAAGAGCAGAAGGTTTAGAAACAGGAAATTTTTATGAGCCGACTGTTCTTTACGACGTAGATAACAAAATGCGTGTAGCTCAAGAAGAAATTTTTGGACCTGTACTTGTTGTTATTCCATTTAAAACGGAAGAGGAAGCAATTCAAATTGCCAATGATTCTATTTATGGATTAGCAGGGGTTGTCTGGACAAATGATTTACGAAGAGCACAACGCGTTGCTTCTGGAGTTACTGCTGGATTACTTTGGATCAACTGCTGGTATATTCGTGATTTAAGAACGCCGTTTGGCGGAGCAAAAGCAAGTGGAATTGGTCGTGAAGGCGGTCGGCACAGCTTTGAATTTTATACCGAAGCCAAAACAATTACGATGAAACTTTAA
- a CDS encoding 2-keto-4-pentenoate hydratase has protein sequence MPLTKSGNLEIVDYLLSAEREGYEVIRVTERYPDLTIDDAYSLQRQLIQRKVQDGVKRVGVKLGLTSKAKQEMMGVHEAIYGYLTSDMLGFEWEPIAFNQLIHPKAEPEIAFLMGEDLCGTNLTEEDVLKAVKYVAPALEIIDSRYLDFKFILPDVVADNCSSSRFIVGSNWIKPDQVNLANIGMVMSKNGEVATVGAGAAVLGHPAKAVAWAINKLGEHKEGLKKGDIVLTGAVSEAISFRPGDSIHAQFADLGSVSFSCS, from the coding sequence ATGCCTTTAACGAAAAGCGGAAATTTAGAAATCGTTGACTATCTTTTATCTGCAGAAAGAGAAGGGTATGAAGTAATAAGAGTGACGGAACGCTACCCTGATTTGACAATTGATGACGCTTACAGCTTGCAAAGACAATTGATACAACGAAAAGTACAAGATGGTGTAAAACGAGTAGGTGTAAAGCTTGGTTTAACAAGTAAAGCTAAGCAGGAAATGATGGGGGTACATGAAGCGATTTATGGATACTTAACAAGCGACATGCTGGGATTTGAATGGGAACCTATAGCATTTAATCAGCTGATCCACCCAAAAGCTGAGCCTGAAATTGCTTTTTTAATGGGGGAAGACCTCTGTGGAACCAACTTAACTGAAGAAGATGTTTTAAAAGCAGTAAAATATGTTGCACCAGCTCTTGAAATTATCGACAGCCGTTACTTGGATTTTAAATTTATTCTTCCTGATGTAGTAGCTGATAACTGTTCGTCTTCACGTTTTATTGTAGGGAGCAATTGGATAAAGCCTGACCAAGTGAATCTAGCTAATATCGGAATGGTAATGTCTAAAAACGGAGAGGTTGCTACCGTAGGGGCGGGTGCTGCCGTATTAGGACACCCTGCCAAAGCTGTCGCCTGGGCGATTAATAAACTAGGTGAACATAAAGAAGGGTTGAAAAAAGGGGATATCGTATTAACTGGAGCGGTATCGGAAGCCATTTCTTTTAGACCAGGTGATAGTATCCACGCACAGTTCGCTGATTTAGGCAGCGTATCCTTCAGCTGCAGCTAA